The Pleomorphomonas sp. T1.2MG-36 genome contains a region encoding:
- a CDS encoding nucleoside kinase, translating into MGVRNYLIEGVSGAGKTSVATELARRGYHVVHGDRELAYRDDPNTGEPLDGGNDADAAFRHAHHLWRVDKVAALVADRSRPVTFFCGGSRNVSRFIGLFDGVFVLDVDADTLRARLAGRPADEFGGTPEEWDLILRLHATSEDLPPNATIIDATAPLASVVDDILKRCGEAG; encoded by the coding sequence ATGGGCGTCAGGAACTATCTGATCGAAGGCGTTTCCGGGGCGGGCAAGACCTCGGTCGCCACCGAGCTGGCGCGGCGCGGCTACCATGTCGTCCACGGCGACCGCGAGCTGGCCTATCGGGACGACCCCAACACTGGCGAACCGCTCGACGGAGGGAATGACGCAGATGCCGCCTTCCGCCACGCGCACCACCTCTGGCGCGTCGACAAGGTCGCGGCGCTGGTGGCCGACAGGAGCCGCCCGGTCACCTTCTTCTGCGGCGGCTCGCGGAACGTCAGTCGGTTCATCGGCCTCTTCGACGGCGTCTTCGTCCTCGATGTCGATGCGGACACCCTGAGGGCGCGCCTTGCCGGCCGGCCCGCCGACGAGTTCGGCGGAACGCCGGAGGAATGGGACTTGATCCTGCGGCTCCACGCCACGAGCGAGGATCTTCCGCCGAACGCCACCATCATCGACGCCACCGCGCCGCTCGCCTCCGTCGTCGACGACATCCTCAAGCGGTGCGGCGAGGCCGGTTAG
- a CDS encoding effector binding domain-containing protein — MGEVTAAGERFGKLEDRDVRIVHLPPMTVAAAYASGEGCEGKALDMITRFVADSGLLAIKPDARSFGFDCSKGEAKVGEPSRVYEVWVSVPEEMTVPAPLVRRRFDGGLYAAHVLRSWDFQDWSLLKEWVDASDRYANDWDAPRWVSPETAAGQGFEETLNFYTFVRKGGRMDDLQLDLLFPIREKGAA, encoded by the coding sequence ATGGGAGAGGTGACGGCAGCGGGCGAGCGCTTCGGCAAGCTAGAGGACAGGGACGTGCGGATCGTCCATCTGCCGCCGATGACGGTGGCGGCCGCCTATGCCTCGGGCGAGGGCTGCGAGGGCAAGGCGCTCGACATGATCACGCGGTTCGTCGCCGACAGCGGCCTGCTGGCGATCAAGCCCGACGCGCGCAGCTTCGGCTTCGACTGTTCGAAGGGCGAGGCCAAGGTCGGCGAGCCATCGCGCGTCTATGAGGTGTGGGTGTCCGTGCCCGAGGAGATGACAGTGCCGGCGCCGCTGGTCCGGCGGAGGTTCGACGGCGGGCTCTATGCCGCGCACGTGCTGCGGTCGTGGGACTTCCAGGACTGGAGCCTGCTCAAGGAGTGGGTCGACGCCAGCGACCGATACGCCAACGACTGGGACGCGCCGCGCTGGGTGTCGCCGGAAACGGCGGCCGGGCAGGGGTTCGAGGAGACGCTGAACTTCTACACCTTCGTCCGCAAGGGCGGCCGGATGGACGACTTGCAGCTCGACCTGTTGTTCCCGATCCGGGAGAAGGGCGCCGCCTAA
- a CDS encoding aminoglycoside phosphotransferase family protein — MTLSPALSAAVAHWALASPAFVTETATSVLYRVDHADHGPAALKLLKPGAGDDEAQGGAMLAWYGGHGAARVFGLAPDAVLMEWLPGETLGDVARAGRDDAATLLLAEAVERLHARRDAPPPELTPLRRRFASLFRLGPDAWPEKARPLAARATAIAQDLLDADAPAQPLHGDIHHDNILRSGDGWVAIDPKGLIGDPAYDYANSFQNPEQADALVLDAARVARHATALAGRTGLPRRHLLAWAVAHTALSGAWNIEDGTPFAHQVAMLPLLLADYEAG, encoded by the coding sequence CCCTCTCCGCCGCCGTCGCCCACTGGGCACTTGCCTCACCGGCCTTCGTCACCGAGACGGCCACCAGCGTCCTTTACCGGGTCGATCACGCCGACCACGGGCCGGCAGCGCTGAAGCTCTTGAAGCCGGGGGCCGGCGACGACGAGGCGCAGGGGGGCGCGATGCTGGCGTGGTATGGCGGGCATGGCGCGGCGAGGGTGTTCGGCCTTGCGCCGGACGCGGTGCTGATGGAGTGGCTGCCCGGCGAGACGCTGGGCGACGTCGCCCGCGCCGGCCGCGACGATGCCGCCACCCTCCTCCTCGCCGAGGCGGTCGAACGGCTGCATGCCCGGCGCGACGCGCCGCCGCCCGAGCTGACGCCGCTCCGCCGACGCTTCGCCTCGCTGTTCCGGCTCGGCCCCGACGCCTGGCCGGAGAAGGCGCGCCCGCTCGCCGCGCGGGCCACCGCCATCGCGCAAGACCTTCTCGACGCCGATGCACCGGCCCAGCCGCTGCACGGCGACATCCACCACGACAACATCCTGCGCTCGGGCGACGGCTGGGTGGCAATCGACCCCAAGGGCCTGATCGGCGACCCGGCCTACGACTATGCCAACAGCTTCCAGAACCCCGAGCAGGCCGACGCGCTGGTGCTCGACGCGGCCCGCGTCGCCCGCCACGCCACGGCGCTCGCTGGGCGCACCGGCCTGCCCCGCCGCCACCTCCTCGCCTGGGCCGTCGCCCACACCGCCCTGAGCGGCGCCTGGAACATCGAGGACGGCACCCCCTTCGCCCATCAGGTGGCCATGCTGCCCCTGCTGCTGGCGGACTACGAGGCGGGATGA
- a CDS encoding RusA family crossover junction endodeoxyribonuclease, which produces MDGDVDNIVKPILDAMIGATYVDDKSIERVVAQKFEPDIDWSFAEPSEQLSAALDAIYASEEQAPVVYIRIDNDLSWRRL; this is translated from the coding sequence ATGGACGGCGATGTCGATAACATCGTCAAACCAATTCTCGACGCTATGATTGGCGCCACGTATGTTGACGACAAATCGATTGAGAGGGTTGTTGCGCAAAAGTTTGAACCCGACATCGACTGGTCTTTCGCCGAGCCGTCAGAGCAGCTCTCCGCTGCACTTGACGCGATCTACGCTTCAGAAGAACAGGCACCTGTTGTATATATCCGCATCGATAACGATCTGAGCTGGAGGAGGCTCTAG